TCCCGTGGCCTCTGGCCGCTACAAAAGTTCACATCGGCCAGAGGCCTGAAGTAGCTCACACTCGCCGGAGGCGAGCGAGGGAACCGCTGTTTTTTGCCTGTTTTCTAGAAAATAGGCAAAAAACAGATTCCCGCAATCTGTTAAAGAATGTATGGTTGTCTAGCCTCTGTTAGGTAATTTAGCCAGCTATTCCAATAGACTATTAGTAGACTTATCAGATGACCTTTCAAAATACGTTGGCCTTTGCCCAGGCCCAGGATGCGGCAGATTCATTGCGCGGTTTCAGGGAGCAGTTTCACATACCGCAGCACAACGGGCAAGACACCGTTTACCTCTGCGGAAACTCTTTAGGTCTTCAGCCCAAATCTGCCAGAGCCTCGGTAGAGGAGGAGATGCACAAATGGGCCACTTTGGGCGTAGAAGGCCACTTTAAAGGAGACACGCCTTGGTTCACCTACCACAAAGCCCTGGCCGAGCCCACCGCCCGCATTGTAGGCGCCAAGCCAGAGGAGGTCATCGTCATGAACCAACTCACCGTGAACCTGCACTTGATGTTGGTATCGTTTTATCAGCCCAAAGAAGGACGCTACAAAATTCTAACCGAAGCCGGCGCTTTCCCCAGTGACCAATATGCCTTGGAGACGCAGGTGAAATTCCATGGCTACAACCCAGAAGACGCCATCATAGAAATCTCTCCGCGCGAAGGAGAGACTACCTGGCGCAACGAAGACATTCTGCAAGCCATACAGGAACACGGGAATGAGCTAGCTTTGGTGATGATGGGCGGTGTGCATTACTATACCGGTCAGGTGTTTGACATGGCGGCCATCACCAAAGCGGCGCATGCCGTGGGCGCTTTGTGTGGCTTTGATTTGGCGCATGCTGCGGGCAACGTGCCCTTGCAGTTGCATGACTGGGACGTGGACTTTGCCGTGTGGTGTACTTATAAATACATGAACTCGGGGCCGGGCGGAACTTCAGGTGCCTTTGTGCATGAGCGTCACGCCAATAACCCAGACCTGCCGCGCTTTGCCGGCTGGTGGGGACATGATCAGCAAGAGCGTTTCCAGATGAAGAAGGGTTTTATTCCCATGGCCGGCGCCGAAGGCTGGCAACTCTCCAATGCGCAAATCTTGCCTTTGGCCGTGCACAAAGCGTCCTTGGCCTTGTTTGAAGAAGCCGGCATGGAGAACCTACGCGCTAAGAGTGAGCGATTGACTGCTTACCTGGAATTCTTAATCAAAGAGCTGAACCAACCCAAAGAATTGCTGGAGATCATCACGCCGTCTGGACCAGAAGCCAGAGGGTGCCAGATTTCTTTGCTCGTGAACCAGAACGGCCGCCAGTTGTTTGACACGCTCATGGCTAACGGCTTCATCCTGGACTGGCGCGAGCCAAACGTGATTAGAGTCGCCCCAACGCCCATGTACAACACCTTTGAGGACGTGTATAGGTTCGGGCAGTTTTTGGCGGCCCACTTTGAAATAATGAATAATGATTAGTGACTAATGATTAATAATAACAATTAACGGTGGACGGCCATCATAGCTGAAGTGATATTACTTCCATGCTGAACGATGGTAAATACGGTGGCTCTTGTTGGTGTTGTCACCAACAAGCAAAGGACAGGAACCATTGCGCAGAATGGTCAGCCATACCAAGAGGTAGAGAAATGCCACCATCCCACTATTAGTCACTAATCATTATTCATTAATCATTATAAAAAATGCTTCCGTTTTTGGGCTGTTTTCTAGAAAACAGCCCAAAAACGGAAGCATTTTTTATAGGTATTTATACGAGGCCCTCGTATAAGACTCTCACTAAACCAAACAGCACCTATGGATTTGTACCTTCTCACGTTTGTAGTCATTGGCGCGGCGGCATTGACCATGGCCTGGCTCCCTACGTTGTTCCAGAAGGTGCCGCTCTCGTATTCCATCCTTTTTATTGTGGTGGGGCTTTTAATCTACCAGTTGCCCTTAGGCTTGCCAGACCCAGACCCACTCCGCAAGAATGACTTGGTGTTGCGTCTCTCAGAACTATGCGTCATCATCACGTTAATGGGCACGGGCATCAAAATCAACAGAAGGCTTACCTGGCAAAACTGGCGCGTGCCCTTGCGGCTGGTGAGTTGGACCATGCTGTTGTGTATTGCGGGCTTGGTGGCTTTGGCTACGTTCTGGCTGAACATGCCGCTGGCCTCGGCGGTGTTGTTAGGCGCCGCGCTGGCACCCACAGACCCCGTGCTGGCCGCCGATGTGCAGGTAGGGCCGCCCAGCGAGGAAGTGGAAGACCATACCCGGTTTTCGCTCACGGCAGAGGCGGGTTTGAATGACGGCATGGCCTTCCCGTTTACCTGGTTGGCTATTGCCTTGGCCCTAGCAGCGCAGGGCGAAGGGGAGGCTGGCTGGCTGGGGCATTGGCTGAGCTATGACGTGCTGTACCGCATTATGGTAGGCGTGGGCGTAGGGTTTCTCATTGGCAAGCTTCTGGCGTACCTTATCTTTAAGCTTCCCAGAAAAGGCGCCCTCCCCGAGACTCATGACGGTTTTGTGGCCATCTCTACCACGCTTCTGGTCTACGGCCTCACCGAGTTTCTGCACGGTTACGGGTTCATAGCGGTGTTCATTACGGGTCTTACCATCAAGAATTCAGAAAAGGACACCACCTACCACCGCGAGATGCATGATTTCACAGATCAGATAGAGCGCATGCTGGTAGTGATTGTCCTGATTCTCTTCGGCGGAAGTCTGGGGCATGGCTTATTGGCCGCGCTCACCTGGCAGGGTGCCTTGGTAGGGTTGGCGTTTATCTTCATCATTCGTCCTCTGGCCGGGATGATTGGTTTGCTGGGCAGCAACGTGCACCAGAGGGAGCGGTGGGCCATCAGCTTTTTCGGGATTAGGGGGATAGGCTCCATCTTTTACCTGTCCTTTGCCTTCGCGCACGCAAAATTTTTAAACCCAGACGAGATCTGGGCCATAGCCGGTTTCACTATTTTGCTCTCCATTATCACGCACGGTATTCTGGCCACGCCCATCATGCGCTACCTGGACAACCGCCGAAACCCGGAAGACATACGCGTTGAGTAAATTTCCTATGCCACTTTCAACAGCATTCACCGCGCAGTTTGCCAGCCAGGCATTGCCCATGCCAGATGCCGAAGTGTACCTGGTTCCAGACTTTATTCCGGTAAAGGACCAACCTAAGCTGTGGGAGGCTCTTCAAAACGAAGTGGCTTGGCGGCAGGAGGAAATCAAGTTCTTTGGCAAGTCCATTCCGCAGCCCAGGCTCACGGCTTGGTACGGCGATGCCGGAAAATCCTACACCTATTCGGGTCTGACCTGGCAACCACTCCCCTGGATTCCAATCTTAGCCCAACTGCGCGATCAACTCTTTGCCTGCACCGGTGTTTCCTTCAACAGCGTTTTGCTTAATCTGTATAGAAACGGCCAGGACAGCATGGGCTGGCACGCAGATGATGAACCAGAACTAGGACCCAATCCTGTCATAGCTTCTCTCAGCTTAGGCCAGGAACGGAGCTTTCACTTCAGGCACCGCACTCAAAAAGAATTAAAGCAGAAACTGGCGCTACCCTCCGGCAGCCTCCTCTTAATGGCCGGCCAAACCCAGCATCACTGGCAACACCAAGTCCCTAAATCTGCCAAGCCCCTTGAGCCCAGGATTAACCTGACGTTTAGGGTGATTAGGTGAATTTGAAAATTTGGAGATATGAAAATTGGAAGTTGATTTCTCAGAATAGAATAATGTAAAAGGGCATCTTCGTTTTTAGCCTATTTTCAAGAAAACAGGCTAAAAACGGTAATGTGTATTCTAGTAAAAGGAAGGGAAGCTGCGAGAACATCTAATTGGTGCCTTTGCAGTAGCCATAGTAAAACGGCAATGCAAGCAGGGTGCCGTCATTGACTTTTCTGTTAATAGTCAAGATGCGGTTATGGTTGTCCATAAATAGTTTGTCACTAAAATGAGCTGGCTTTTTGCCTCTGAAGTCCAAGATTAAAGTGTCTCCTTTTTGAATGTAAGAACCTAAGAAAAACTCGTCATAGAAAAACGCTCCAGTTGCATGAAGCTCAAATGTATTCTCTTCCCTAAGCTTAAAAGTTGCTTGATTCTGTGTGCCTTCATAACAAGCTCTAAAAAGTATTTTGCCATACGCCTTCTCCAAAT
The nucleotide sequence above comes from Nibribacter ruber. Encoded proteins:
- the kynU gene encoding kynureninase, encoding MTFQNTLAFAQAQDAADSLRGFREQFHIPQHNGQDTVYLCGNSLGLQPKSARASVEEEMHKWATLGVEGHFKGDTPWFTYHKALAEPTARIVGAKPEEVIVMNQLTVNLHLMLVSFYQPKEGRYKILTEAGAFPSDQYALETQVKFHGYNPEDAIIEISPREGETTWRNEDILQAIQEHGNELALVMMGGVHYYTGQVFDMAAITKAAHAVGALCGFDLAHAAGNVPLQLHDWDVDFAVWCTYKYMNSGPGGTSGAFVHERHANNPDLPRFAGWWGHDQQERFQMKKGFIPMAGAEGWQLSNAQILPLAVHKASLALFEEAGMENLRAKSERLTAYLEFLIKELNQPKELLEIITPSGPEARGCQISLLVNQNGRQLFDTLMANGFILDWREPNVIRVAPTPMYNTFEDVYRFGQFLAAHFEIMNND
- a CDS encoding cation:proton antiporter is translated as MDLYLLTFVVIGAAALTMAWLPTLFQKVPLSYSILFIVVGLLIYQLPLGLPDPDPLRKNDLVLRLSELCVIITLMGTGIKINRRLTWQNWRVPLRLVSWTMLLCIAGLVALATFWLNMPLASAVLLGAALAPTDPVLAADVQVGPPSEEVEDHTRFSLTAEAGLNDGMAFPFTWLAIALALAAQGEGEAGWLGHWLSYDVLYRIMVGVGVGFLIGKLLAYLIFKLPRKGALPETHDGFVAISTTLLVYGLTEFLHGYGFIAVFITGLTIKNSEKDTTYHREMHDFTDQIERMLVVIVLILFGGSLGHGLLAALTWQGALVGLAFIFIIRPLAGMIGLLGSNVHQRERWAISFFGIRGIGSIFYLSFAFAHAKFLNPDEIWAIAGFTILLSIITHGILATPIMRYLDNRRNPEDIRVE
- a CDS encoding alpha-ketoglutarate-dependent dioxygenase AlkB family protein, which produces MPLSTAFTAQFASQALPMPDAEVYLVPDFIPVKDQPKLWEALQNEVAWRQEEIKFFGKSIPQPRLTAWYGDAGKSYTYSGLTWQPLPWIPILAQLRDQLFACTGVSFNSVLLNLYRNGQDSMGWHADDEPELGPNPVIASLSLGQERSFHFRHRTQKELKQKLALPSGSLLLMAGQTQHHWQHQVPKSAKPLEPRINLTFRVIR